A stretch of Gemmatimonadaceae bacterium DNA encodes these proteins:
- a CDS encoding ABC transporter ATP-binding protein: MSSHHVHAIALQDIAHRFGRRWALRGVSIEVPRGEVLALLGHNGSGKSTLLRVASTVIRPTRGGGSIFGIDLVRHPAAVRAMVALLSTDPGVYGDLSAIENLIFAARMLGVAHDPLLMRRALDRVGLGREEHELARNMSSGMQRRLSIARLLLRQPQVLLLDEPYNSLDTAGAGLVNELIRETRARGGTVLLVAHDIARAEGLPDRTLTMEDGVLVDDSATAAHDPAVVPIDAARSSSKLGGGR, encoded by the coding sequence TTGTCCTCTCATCACGTGCACGCCATCGCGCTCCAGGACATTGCTCACCGGTTCGGCCGGCGCTGGGCGTTGCGTGGCGTTTCCATCGAGGTGCCTCGGGGGGAGGTGCTCGCCCTGCTGGGGCACAACGGGAGTGGCAAGAGCACACTGCTGCGGGTCGCGTCGACCGTCATTCGTCCCACTCGCGGCGGGGGGTCGATCTTCGGGATCGATCTGGTCCGGCATCCGGCGGCGGTGCGCGCGATGGTCGCGCTGCTCTCCACCGATCCGGGCGTCTACGGCGACCTGAGCGCCATTGAGAACCTGATCTTTGCCGCGCGCATGCTGGGCGTCGCGCATGACCCGCTCCTGATGCGCCGCGCGCTCGACCGCGTGGGGCTCGGGCGGGAAGAGCACGAACTGGCGCGCAACATGTCGAGCGGGATGCAGCGCCGGCTCTCCATCGCGCGCCTGCTGCTCCGTCAGCCGCAGGTGCTGCTGCTCGACGAACCGTACAACTCGCTCGACACCGCCGGCGCCGGGCTGGTCAACGAGCTGATTCGCGAAACGCGCGCCCGTGGCGGCACCGTGCTGCTCGTGGCGCACGATATCGCCCGGGCCGAAGGGCTCCCCGACCGGACCCTGACCATGGAAGACGGTGTCCTCGTGGACGACTCGGCCACGGCCGCCCACGACCCGGCGGTGGTGCCGATCGATGCCGCCCGCAGCAGCAGCAAGCTCGGGGGTGGGCGATGA
- the ccsA gene encoding cytochrome c biogenesis protein CcsA encodes MAESTLQGGAMTQPMRATYRPLERPGKALWLTILTWVTPIGAIAAQLIWLTQSLPDRDMGDLQKIFYVHVPAAKTAFLAFAWVLVQSIRYLWKRDERADLQAASAAEVGAVMTGLTLAQGSIWGRPTWGVWWTWDARLTSTAVLFLVFIGYLALRGLTDDPEKRARWSAAVGILGALNVPIVYMSVKWWRTLHQPPSNSENLDPFYALGKQVNWLMFTLILVVCIAHRYRAHVAQRVYEMEQDEAALARRRTA; translated from the coding sequence ATGGCTGAATCCACCCTGCAAGGCGGCGCCATGACGCAGCCGATGCGCGCCACCTATCGCCCGCTGGAGCGGCCCGGCAAGGCGCTGTGGCTGACGATCCTGACGTGGGTTACGCCGATCGGCGCGATTGCGGCGCAGCTGATCTGGCTCACGCAGTCGCTCCCCGATCGCGACATGGGCGACCTGCAGAAGATCTTCTACGTGCACGTGCCCGCGGCGAAGACGGCGTTCCTCGCCTTCGCGTGGGTGCTGGTGCAGAGCATCCGCTACCTGTGGAAGCGCGATGAGCGCGCCGACCTGCAGGCGGCGTCGGCCGCCGAGGTTGGCGCGGTGATGACCGGCCTCACCCTCGCGCAGGGCTCCATCTGGGGCCGGCCGACGTGGGGCGTGTGGTGGACGTGGGACGCGCGTCTCACGAGCACCGCGGTGCTCTTCCTGGTGTTCATCGGCTATCTCGCGCTGCGCGGCCTCACGGATGATCCGGAGAAGCGCGCGCGCTGGAGCGCCGCGGTGGGCATCCTCGGCGCGCTCAACGTGCCGATCGTGTACATGTCGGTGAAGTGGTGGCGCACGCTGCATCAGCCGCCCTCGAACAGCGAGAACCTCGATCCGTTCTACGCGCTGGGCAAGCAGGTCAACTGGCTGATGTTCACGCTGATCCTCGTGGTGTGCATCGCGCATCGCTATCGCGCGCACGTGGCACAGCGGGTGTACGAAATGGAGCAGGATGAAGCGGCCCTGGCGCGGAGGCGCACCGCATGA
- a CDS encoding hydrogenase small subunit, with protein MYNPTQLPWRKDESLVEYLEQTGVPRRDFLKFCAEMAVMLGLASAMTPKIAKALASIKRPPVVWLSLQECTGCVESILRSSTPSIGDLLLDTISLDFQENLMAAAGFAAEKALKDSMEANKGKYILVVTGSIPRNEGGIYTTIAGRTAEDHLKEAAAGAAAIVAVGACAHWGNVQAAKPNPTGAVGVRDIITDKPVVNIAGCPPIADVITATLVHVLTFGKIPELDREGRPKFAYGAKIHDQCPRRANYDAGQFVEKFDDEAARNGYCLYHVGCKGPETFSPCPIFMWNNKESWPIGAGHPCIGCTEPHFWDTMTPFYNRLPNTAGIPVERTADIVGGVMTAAAVGGIALHAAATTASRMGKKQLPVHPQHGGSGQGGNSPTSN; from the coding sequence ATGTACAATCCCACCCAACTGCCCTGGCGCAAAGACGAGTCCCTCGTCGAATACCTCGAACAGACCGGGGTGCCACGGCGGGATTTTCTGAAGTTCTGCGCGGAAATGGCGGTGATGCTCGGGCTCGCCTCGGCGATGACCCCGAAGATTGCGAAGGCGTTGGCCTCCATCAAACGCCCGCCCGTGGTGTGGCTGTCGCTCCAGGAATGCACCGGCTGCGTCGAGTCGATCCTCCGCTCGTCGACGCCCTCGATCGGTGACCTGCTGCTTGACACGATCTCGCTCGACTTCCAGGAGAACCTGATGGCCGCCGCCGGCTTTGCCGCCGAGAAGGCGCTCAAGGATTCGATGGAAGCCAACAAGGGCAAGTACATCCTCGTCGTCACCGGGTCGATCCCGCGCAATGAAGGCGGGATCTACACCACGATCGCCGGTCGCACGGCCGAAGATCATCTCAAGGAAGCGGCCGCTGGCGCCGCCGCCATTGTCGCCGTGGGCGCCTGCGCGCACTGGGGCAATGTGCAGGCCGCGAAGCCGAATCCCACCGGCGCGGTGGGCGTGCGCGACATCATCACCGACAAGCCGGTCGTGAACATCGCCGGCTGCCCGCCGATCGCCGATGTGATCACGGCAACGCTCGTGCATGTGCTCACCTTCGGGAAGATCCCCGAACTCGATCGCGAAGGGCGGCCCAAGTTCGCCTACGGCGCGAAGATTCACGATCAGTGCCCGCGTCGCGCCAACTACGACGCCGGCCAGTTCGTGGAGAAGTTCGACGATGAAGCGGCGCGCAACGGCTACTGCCTCTATCACGTCGGCTGCAAGGGCCCCGAGACGTTCTCGCCGTGCCCGATTTTCATGTGGAACAACAAGGAGAGCTGGCCCATCGGCGCCGGGCATCCGTGCATTGGCTGCACCGAACCGCACTTCTGGGACACGATGACGCCGTTCTACAATCGCCTGCCGAACACCGCGGGCATTCCGGTGGAACGCACGGCCGACATCGTAGGTGGCGTCATGACCGCGGCCGCCGTGGGCGGCATCGCCCTCCACGCCGCCGCGACGACCGCGTCGCGCATGGGCAAGAAGCAGCTCCCCGTGCACCCGCAGCATGGTGGGTCCGGTCAGGGCGGCAACTCTCCGACTTCCAACTGA
- a CDS encoding cytochrome c-type biogenesis protein CcmH: MRRLRLAVMAVLALSVSTTAPRAFAQGQTVTGAVETSPGGTTNVPIPGADTVLDRRVRDVSQRLRCPVCQGESIQESPAELAAQMKGVVREQLAAGKSEQDVLNYFLAKYGDWILLEPRAEGINLLVYWIPVIFMLIGGVVLFMTVKKWIKPRPVAGAADDVAPDAAAPAGAELNHV, translated from the coding sequence ATGCGCCGCCTTCGCCTGGCTGTGATGGCGGTGCTCGCGTTGAGTGTGAGCACCACCGCCCCGCGCGCGTTCGCGCAGGGACAGACGGTGACCGGCGCGGTGGAGACGTCGCCCGGTGGCACCACGAACGTGCCGATCCCCGGCGCCGATACCGTGCTCGACCGCCGCGTGCGTGATGTGTCGCAGCGGCTGCGCTGCCCGGTGTGTCAGGGGGAAAGCATCCAGGAGTCGCCTGCGGAACTCGCCGCGCAGATGAAGGGCGTGGTGCGCGAACAGCTCGCGGCGGGCAAGAGCGAGCAGGATGTGCTGAATTACTTCCTCGCGAAGTACGGCGACTGGATCCTGCTCGAGCCGCGCGCCGAAGGGATCAACCTGCTGGTGTACTGGATCCCGGTGATCTTCATGCTCATCGGTGGCGTGGTGCTCTTCATGACGGTGAAGAAGTGGATCAAGCCACGACCGGTTGCTGGCGCTGCGGACGACGTGGCGCCTGATGCCGCCGCGCCGGCGGGTGCGGAGCTCAATCACGTGTGA
- a CDS encoding CcmD family protein, whose product MNGMAQNSWPYVIAAYVVTWTVLGAYALYLWRTVKDAFARISDSSSR is encoded by the coding sequence ATGAACGGCATGGCGCAGAACTCGTGGCCGTATGTGATCGCGGCCTATGTGGTGACATGGACGGTGTTGGGGGCCTATGCCCTCTACCTGTGGCGTACGGTAAAGGATGCGTTTGCGCGCATCTCTGATTCTTCTTCGAGGTAG
- a CDS encoding cytochrome c family protein: MRTLKATLGGLSAALLMAAALSGCADDKIVYRDKPLFETPAATAAGFIGYQSTTSKTPTCGACHVEVLGEWKETKHAGAWATLQANAGKKGYCEACHSVNNKGNGAADTLTGWNTTKDARYQDVQCESCHGAGTTHITNPTKANVPLVSLKASSGFSNGCGACHNGTHYPFFDEWKLSGHGTLALSKGGAWGARADSSYCQGCHTGQGALANWGVAQRTNYKEKAKGPGDTLTITCAICHDPHAKNNSGQLRFSISVNNTELNLCMKCHNRRSVPDPTSSRAAHSPEGALLTGEFGWVPPGMELPAGVTKITTTHGSSANPRLCAGCHVAKWTVTDATGNFQTNVTGHRFLPTPCVNANGAPTTAQPAAGADCASGSTRSFKTCVASGCHGSQTAAASAEAIAENRVKTLAIEVNRLVALVKAQKPTEFSTTDNKITTAEGAAFNSGSVYNATTGAATAAVIHNPYLVEALLTSSIAQLKKDYGVAVTAGLDLSNTFLKQ; this comes from the coding sequence ATGCGCACGCTAAAGGCAACACTGGGCGGACTGTCCGCCGCCCTGCTGATGGCCGCGGCGCTCAGTGGATGTGCCGACGACAAGATCGTTTATCGGGACAAACCGCTGTTCGAGACGCCAGCCGCCACGGCGGCAGGGTTCATCGGGTACCAGTCCACGACGAGCAAGACGCCGACCTGCGGCGCCTGCCACGTTGAGGTGCTGGGGGAGTGGAAGGAAACGAAACACGCTGGCGCGTGGGCCACCTTGCAGGCGAACGCCGGCAAGAAGGGCTATTGCGAGGCGTGCCACTCGGTCAACAACAAGGGCAACGGCGCCGCCGATACCCTGACCGGCTGGAATACCACGAAGGACGCGCGCTATCAGGACGTGCAGTGCGAATCGTGCCATGGTGCCGGCACGACGCACATCACGAACCCCACCAAGGCCAACGTCCCGCTCGTGTCGCTCAAGGCGTCGAGTGGCTTCTCGAACGGCTGCGGTGCCTGCCACAACGGAACGCACTACCCGTTCTTTGACGAGTGGAAGCTCTCCGGCCACGGCACGCTTGCGCTGTCCAAGGGCGGGGCGTGGGGCGCGCGGGCGGACTCCTCGTACTGCCAGGGTTGCCACACGGGCCAGGGCGCGTTGGCGAACTGGGGTGTGGCCCAGCGCACGAACTACAAGGAAAAGGCGAAGGGCCCGGGCGATACGCTCACGATCACGTGCGCGATCTGCCACGACCCGCATGCCAAGAACAACTCCGGCCAGCTCCGGTTCTCGATCTCGGTGAACAACACCGAACTGAACCTGTGCATGAAGTGCCACAACCGTCGCAGTGTCCCCGACCCGACGTCGTCACGTGCGGCCCACTCGCCGGAAGGCGCGCTGCTCACGGGTGAATTCGGCTGGGTGCCGCCGGGCATGGAACTGCCGGCTGGGGTCACCAAGATCACGACGACGCACGGCTCGAGCGCGAATCCGCGTCTCTGCGCCGGGTGCCACGTGGCCAAGTGGACCGTCACCGACGCAACGGGCAACTTCCAGACGAATGTCACCGGTCACCGCTTCCTCCCGACGCCCTGCGTGAATGCGAACGGTGCCCCGACCACGGCGCAGCCGGCCGCCGGCGCGGACTGTGCTTCCGGTTCGACCCGTTCCTTCAAGACGTGCGTCGCCAGTGGCTGCCACGGCAGCCAGACAGCCGCGGCCAGCGCGGAAGCGATCGCCGAGAATCGCGTCAAGACGCTCGCCATCGAAGTGAATCGCCTCGTGGCCCTCGTGAAGGCCCAGAAGCCGACCGAGTTCAGCACGACCGACAACAAGATCACGACGGCGGAAGGCGCGGCCTTCAACTCCGGCTCGGTCTATAACGCCACCACCGGCGCGGCCACCGCCGCGGTCATCCACAACCCGTACCTCGTCGAAGCGCTGCTCACGTCGAGCATCGCGCAGCTGAAGAAGGATTACGGCGTCGCGGTGACGGCGGGGCTCGATCTCAGCAACACGTTCCTCAAGCAGTAA
- a CDS encoding heme lyase CcmF/NrfE family subunit yields MTRILGLVSVWVALAISVYGLVALIGGLAKQRTAWVASGLQAVYVNFALLSVSAAAMIYALVTHDFSVGYVAQVGSRSTPTLYTIISLWGALEGSILFWGWVLAMYSAIVVYTNRRRPGGLVPWSAVALLTVGLFFYILLVGPANPWALISPTPPDGPGPNPLLQNHILMAVHPPLLYLGYVGMTVPFAFAVGALLSGEIAKDDWIRLTRRWTLSAWAFLSLAIIAGMWWSYEVLGWGGYWAWDPVENASFMPWLTSTAFLHSVMVQERRGMLKLWNVNLIVGTFLLTILGTFLTRSGIISSVHAFTTGTIGYFFLGFIAFCLVASLILVAGNSAGLRSEGQLDAMASRETVFLFNNLLLTGFTLVVILGTLFPLVAEAIKGAKVTVGAPFFNKMSIPICVALLFLMGVGPSLPWKAATDAQVRKAFLLPSIVAAIVAVLTLVFGPKDPYTVLAFAFASYAATCNLREYGVGIAARQKAHGESAPVALGRLVAANQRRYGGYLAHLGIIMTAAAITASSSGKVEREATLKPGQTMQVTDDLSVRLKTLWGKEEPRRQVIGADVELLKGGSVNGLIDPRMNFYRTQEQPVPTPAVRSRPQGDIYMNLMAFTPDGQSATIKVILEPFVPWIWFGGLIVALGAVVSAWPTARTSRQAARVSAPRTVRAPSGPVPEFS; encoded by the coding sequence GTGACACGAATTCTTGGGCTCGTCTCCGTCTGGGTCGCGCTGGCGATCTCGGTGTACGGGCTGGTCGCGCTGATCGGTGGGCTCGCCAAGCAGCGCACGGCGTGGGTGGCGAGTGGTCTCCAGGCCGTCTACGTGAACTTTGCGCTGTTGAGTGTGTCGGCGGCGGCGATGATCTACGCACTCGTCACGCATGACTTCAGTGTGGGGTACGTGGCGCAGGTGGGCAGTCGCTCGACGCCCACGCTCTACACGATCATTTCACTGTGGGGCGCGCTCGAAGGCTCCATCCTCTTCTGGGGATGGGTGCTGGCGATGTACAGCGCCATCGTGGTGTACACCAATCGCCGCCGACCGGGTGGGCTCGTGCCCTGGTCGGCGGTCGCGTTGCTGACGGTCGGGTTGTTCTTCTACATCCTGCTCGTGGGCCCGGCGAATCCGTGGGCGCTCATTTCGCCGACGCCGCCGGACGGCCCGGGGCCGAACCCGCTGCTGCAGAACCACATCCTGATGGCGGTGCATCCGCCGCTGCTCTATCTGGGCTATGTCGGGATGACGGTACCATTCGCGTTCGCCGTGGGCGCGCTCCTCTCGGGCGAGATTGCCAAGGATGACTGGATTCGCCTCACACGCCGGTGGACGCTGAGTGCGTGGGCGTTCCTGTCGCTCGCCATCATCGCCGGGATGTGGTGGTCGTACGAAGTGCTGGGCTGGGGTGGCTACTGGGCGTGGGATCCCGTCGAGAACGCGTCGTTCATGCCGTGGCTCACGAGCACCGCGTTCCTGCACTCGGTGATGGTGCAGGAGCGGCGCGGGATGCTGAAGCTGTGGAACGTGAACCTCATTGTGGGCACGTTCCTGCTCACGATCCTTGGCACGTTCCTCACGCGCTCGGGCATCATTTCGTCGGTGCATGCGTTCACGACCGGCACGATCGGCTACTTCTTCCTTGGCTTCATCGCCTTCTGCCTGGTCGCGTCACTCATCCTGGTGGCGGGCAACAGCGCGGGGTTGCGCAGTGAAGGGCAGCTCGACGCGATGGCGTCGCGCGAAACGGTGTTCCTGTTCAACAACCTGCTGCTGACGGGCTTCACGCTGGTCGTGATCCTCGGCACGCTGTTCCCGCTGGTCGCCGAGGCGATCAAGGGCGCGAAGGTCACGGTGGGTGCGCCGTTCTTCAACAAGATGTCGATTCCGATCTGCGTGGCCCTCCTGTTCCTGATGGGCGTGGGGCCGAGCCTGCCGTGGAAGGCCGCGACGGACGCGCAGGTGCGAAAGGCGTTTCTGCTGCCGAGCATCGTGGCGGCGATTGTCGCGGTGCTGACGCTCGTGTTCGGGCCGAAGGATCCGTACACGGTGCTGGCGTTCGCCTTCGCGTCGTACGCGGCGACGTGCAACCTGCGCGAGTATGGCGTGGGCATTGCGGCGCGGCAGAAGGCGCATGGCGAATCGGCACCGGTGGCGTTGGGGCGGCTCGTGGCGGCGAACCAGCGGCGCTACGGCGGCTATCTCGCGCACCTCGGCATCATCATGACGGCGGCGGCGATCACCGCGAGCTCGAGCGGCAAGGTCGAGCGTGAGGCGACGCTCAAGCCCGGGCAGACGATGCAGGTGACCGACGATCTGTCGGTGCGCCTCAAGACGCTCTGGGGGAAGGAAGAGCCGCGGCGTCAGGTGATCGGCGCCGACGTCGAGCTCCTCAAGGGCGGCAGTGTGAATGGGCTGATCGATCCGCGCATGAATTTCTATCGCACGCAGGAGCAGCCGGTGCCGACGCCGGCGGTGCGCAGCCGGCCGCAGGGCGACATCTACATGAACCTCATGGCGTTCACGCCCGACGGGCAGAGCGCCACGATCAAGGTGATTCTGGAGCCGTTCGTGCCGTGGATCTGGTTTGGTGGGCTGATCGTCGCGCTCGGCGCGGTGGTGAGCGCGTGGCCGACGGCGCGCACGTCGCGCCAGGCGGCGCGCGTGTCGGCGCCGCGGACGGTGCGGGCGCCGAGCGGCCCGGTTCCTGAGTTCTCCTGA
- a CDS encoding cytochrome c maturation protein CcmE has translation MQSTAIPVTTSSSSKRPLLIGAIVALVGAFGYLAYGGVEDNLVYFLTPSELVAKGGKVVGRPVRLGGQVVPGSVEWNAETLNLKFKVTDGSQTVPVYSSGAPPQMFRAGIGVVVEGKLGANGTFDSKSLMVKHSNEYKAPKPGEGQHPARLDKSLIRS, from the coding sequence ATGCAAAGCACTGCGATTCCCGTGACGACCTCGTCGTCGTCCAAGCGGCCGCTCCTCATTGGCGCGATCGTCGCGCTGGTGGGTGCGTTCGGCTACCTCGCCTACGGCGGCGTGGAAGACAACCTCGTGTACTTCCTGACGCCGAGTGAACTGGTGGCGAAGGGCGGCAAGGTGGTGGGCCGTCCGGTGCGCCTGGGCGGGCAGGTGGTGCCCGGCTCGGTGGAGTGGAATGCCGAGACGCTCAATCTCAAGTTCAAGGTCACCGACGGCTCGCAGACGGTGCCCGTGTACAGCAGCGGCGCGCCGCCGCAGATGTTCCGCGCCGGCATCGGCGTGGTCGTGGAAGGCAAGCTCGGGGCCAACGGCACGTTCGACAGCAAGAGCCTCATGGTGAAGCACTCGAACGAGTACAAGGCCCCGAAGCCCGGGGAAGGGCAGCACCCCGCGCGGCTTGACAAGTCCCTGATCCGGAGCTGA
- a CDS encoding heme exporter protein CcmB, translating to MAEPIVITVQSGWRADFGRVFAVVAKDLTAERRTKANFNAVVAMSALILLMFGFALGADAEGLKNAAAGVLWLAILFSGVLAFNRSYQLELEAGALEQLMLYPGERWTLFVGKVLANLAFVFLVEIITVPLTGILYHVAFPEAWLQIVLVLILGTIGFVTLGTLYAAMSSRSRSREVLLPLLLFPMLVPVLLAASGATAALLVGDAMGDSRAWIRLLAAFDVIFLVGATWAFPYVMEG from the coding sequence ATGGCCGAGCCGATCGTGATCACGGTGCAGAGCGGCTGGCGCGCCGATTTCGGCCGCGTCTTCGCCGTCGTGGCCAAGGATCTCACGGCGGAGCGCCGCACGAAGGCGAACTTCAATGCCGTCGTGGCGATGTCCGCCCTGATCCTGCTGATGTTCGGTTTTGCGCTGGGCGCCGACGCCGAGGGGCTCAAGAATGCGGCGGCGGGGGTGCTCTGGCTGGCGATTCTGTTCAGCGGGGTCCTGGCCTTCAACCGCTCGTATCAGCTGGAGCTCGAGGCGGGGGCGCTGGAGCAGCTGATGCTCTACCCCGGGGAGCGGTGGACGCTCTTCGTGGGTAAGGTTCTCGCGAACCTGGCCTTCGTCTTTCTGGTAGAGATCATCACCGTCCCCCTGACTGGCATTCTCTATCACGTGGCGTTTCCTGAGGCTTGGCTCCAGATCGTCCTGGTGCTGATACTTGGTACGATCGGGTTTGTGACGCTCGGCACGCTCTACGCCGCGATGTCCAGCCGGAGCCGGTCGCGCGAGGTACTGTTACCGTTGCTGCTCTTCCCGATGCTCGTCCCGGTGCTGTTGGCTGCGAGCGGTGCCACCGCGGCACTGCTGGTGGGGGACGCCATGGGCGACAGTCGTGCCTGGATTCGCCTCCTGGCGGCGTTTGACGTGATCTTTCTGGTGGGCGCCACCTGGGCGTTCCCATACGTGATGGAGGGGTAG
- a CDS encoding redoxin family protein — translation MDWKRAFMVTGAIGAPFIALLAFGMTRDPRQIPSPLPGKAAPTWTHEVFAPGADPAQQRTVGDTVRLADLKGKVVVVNFWASWCLACRDEHADLSEAAQQLASRGVKVFGMLYNDQPANGVRWIADMGGQSYPSLTDPGARTAIDYGLYGVPETFVIDQTGKVAHKFIGPVTATALIAKVDSVLKAGGAGGADSAAKTAVPAKGAP, via the coding sequence ATGGACTGGAAGCGCGCGTTCATGGTGACGGGGGCCATCGGGGCCCCGTTCATCGCGCTGCTCGCCTTTGGGATGACCCGCGATCCGCGGCAGATCCCGTCGCCGCTGCCGGGCAAGGCGGCGCCGACGTGGACGCACGAGGTGTTCGCCCCGGGCGCGGATCCCGCGCAGCAGCGCACAGTGGGCGACACGGTGCGGCTCGCTGATCTCAAGGGCAAAGTGGTGGTGGTGAACTTCTGGGCCTCGTGGTGCCTGGCCTGCCGCGATGAGCATGCCGATCTCTCGGAAGCGGCGCAGCAGCTCGCGTCGCGGGGCGTGAAGGTGTTCGGCATGCTCTACAACGACCAGCCGGCGAACGGCGTGCGCTGGATTGCCGACATGGGCGGACAGTCGTATCCGTCACTCACCGATCCGGGCGCGCGCACGGCCATCGATTACGGCCTCTACGGCGTGCCGGAGACGTTCGTGATCGATCAGACGGGGAAGGTGGCGCACAAGTTCATCGGGCCCGTGACCGCCACGGCGCTCATAGCGAAGGTCGATTCGGTGCTCAAGGCTGGTGGTGCGGGCGGTGCCGATAGTGCCGCCAAGACGGCCGTGCCGGCCAAGGGAGCCCCGTGA
- a CDS encoding FecR domain-containing protein, with the protein MTVVLPTPDAALVAKLASGDQTALTTLYKELYDGLAQRAAEVLPPDLAHFRGRVAERAMLNAWAARARFQSPVGLIDFLDEMVKQESDVQKRKHASLHRREGQNTSTHAAVLNADQAVAKLLEALNPVDHEQAMAEARELKKAHAKEHVARVGGRPKWVLPTVLGVVAVVAIIGLQKYLDKAGVDAAIDRALKSDGVQTLSAGKGQRGSLTLRDGTKAAIGSDSKLRVPEEFATPKQRTIALEGTATFTPTPPGAGPDALPFSVRAGNATITASGGVFTVRSYAEDNAVTVDVKEGTVQVKDRESGKTQDVAAGSAIKFAGGAITPLEGVARDVAMAWTRDSLVFDNQPLKAVLPELVRWFSLNAAITDPSVENRPVSMRVALSSSGDATKALTAAANLAIQFGKDDRIEFMDGAKGGAAPAAKK; encoded by the coding sequence ATGACGGTCGTACTCCCCACTCCCGATGCCGCCCTCGTCGCCAAACTGGCGAGTGGAGATCAGACGGCGCTGACGACCCTCTACAAGGAGCTGTACGACGGTCTCGCGCAGCGCGCCGCCGAAGTGCTGCCGCCCGACCTCGCGCATTTCCGTGGCCGCGTGGCCGAACGCGCCATGCTGAACGCGTGGGCCGCACGCGCGCGCTTTCAGAGCCCCGTGGGTCTGATCGATTTTCTCGATGAGATGGTGAAGCAGGAAAGCGACGTGCAGAAGCGGAAGCACGCCTCACTGCATCGTCGCGAAGGGCAGAACACCTCCACGCATGCGGCCGTGCTGAACGCCGATCAGGCCGTGGCGAAGCTGCTCGAAGCGCTCAACCCCGTCGATCACGAACAGGCGATGGCCGAAGCGCGCGAACTCAAGAAGGCGCACGCGAAGGAACATGTGGCGCGCGTCGGAGGTCGCCCCAAGTGGGTGCTCCCCACCGTGCTCGGCGTGGTGGCCGTGGTCGCAATCATCGGTCTGCAGAAGTATCTCGACAAGGCGGGCGTGGATGCGGCCATCGATCGCGCCCTCAAGTCGGACGGCGTGCAGACGCTCTCGGCCGGCAAGGGCCAGCGCGGGTCGCTCACGTTGCGCGACGGTACGAAGGCCGCCATTGGCAGCGACAGCAAGCTGCGCGTGCCTGAAGAGTTCGCGACGCCCAAGCAGCGCACCATCGCGCTCGAGGGGACCGCGACGTTCACCCCCACGCCGCCGGGCGCGGGCCCGGATGCACTCCCGTTCTCGGTGCGCGCCGGCAACGCTACGATCACCGCCAGCGGCGGCGTCTTCACGGTACGCAGCTACGCCGAAGACAACGCTGTCACGGTGGATGTGAAGGAAGGTACCGTGCAGGTGAAGGATCGCGAGAGCGGCAAGACGCAGGATGTCGCGGCCGGCTCAGCCATCAAGTTCGCCGGCGGCGCGATCACCCCGCTCGAAGGTGTCGCGCGCGATGTCGCGATGGCGTGGACCCGCGACTCGCTTGTCTTCGACAATCAGCCGCTCAAGGCGGTGCTCCCCGAACTCGTGCGGTGGTTCAGCCTGAACGCCGCCATCACCGACCCCAGCGTCGAGAACCGCCCCGTGTCGATGCGCGTCGCGCTCTCGAGCTCGGGTGATGCCACCAAGGCGCTCACAGCGGCGGCGAATCTGGCGATTCAGTTCGGGAAGGATGATCGGATTGAGTTTATGGATGGGGCGAAGGGAGGGGCGGCGCCGGCGGCGAAGAAGTGA